A single window of Brevundimonas vitisensis DNA harbors:
- a CDS encoding alpha/beta hydrolase, whose product MLSWVLAAVVGLQDPSGPQTFAVPSVDGYVLNGQVDRPAGPSRGAVILVAGTGAFDRDVRFGTSGTPRDLIFADLGQRFAARGLSAVRYDRRGVRHNVPPTEVIDPAATTSVTAENLSRDVGALYDWTRSPEGLGAQCVVFFVHSEGGVHLAGVARTDAPPPALIIGMGAPLESKTAAVRWQLSGRDAESLRLMDADGDGSVTNAEVEANWMRTPSAVFGTMVPFIQPDGVWTPEDIAMVETVQAGLYDQTKAAALAPPDEAPYPNAQAPAFSQGWWKTWFTDDRPLAQAYAAWGAPMILHYGEIDSQVREARQRAAGEGVMNPGQVTFVSHAGRGHTLGEGVIMGPIDEAIADRIADEAAAACPG is encoded by the coding sequence ATGTTGAGTTGGGTTCTGGCGGCGGTGGTGGGACTTCAGGATCCCTCCGGTCCGCAGACGTTCGCCGTGCCATCGGTCGACGGCTATGTGCTGAACGGCCAGGTGGACCGGCCGGCGGGTCCGTCGCGCGGGGCGGTCATCCTGGTGGCCGGAACCGGTGCCTTCGACCGCGATGTCCGGTTCGGAACCAGCGGCACCCCTCGTGATCTGATTTTCGCCGATCTGGGCCAGCGGTTCGCGGCGCGGGGCTTGAGCGCGGTGCGCTACGACCGCCGGGGGGTCCGGCACAATGTCCCCCCCACTGAGGTCATCGACCCGGCGGCCACCACCAGCGTCACGGCCGAGAACCTCAGCCGCGACGTCGGCGCCCTTTATGACTGGACCCGGTCGCCGGAAGGGCTGGGCGCGCAGTGCGTCGTCTTCTTCGTCCATTCCGAAGGCGGGGTGCATCTGGCGGGCGTGGCACGGACGGACGCACCGCCGCCGGCCCTGATCATCGGCATGGGCGCGCCGCTGGAGAGCAAGACCGCCGCCGTGCGCTGGCAGCTGTCCGGGCGCGATGCCGAATCCCTTCGTCTGATGGATGCGGACGGCGACGGATCGGTCACCAATGCCGAGGTCGAGGCCAACTGGATGCGGACCCCCTCTGCGGTGTTCGGGACCATGGTGCCCTTCATCCAGCCCGACGGGGTCTGGACGCCGGAGGACATCGCCATGGTCGAAACGGTGCAGGCCGGCCTCTATGACCAGACAAAGGCTGCGGCCTTGGCTCCGCCGGACGAGGCCCCCTATCCCAATGCCCAGGCCCCGGCGTTCTCCCAGGGCTGGTGGAAGACCTGGTTCACCGACGATCGGCCCCTGGCCCAGGCCTATGCCGCCTGGGGCGCGCCGATGATCCTGCATTATGGAGAGATCGACTCCCAGGTGCGCGAGGCCCGGCAGAGGGCCGCAGGGGAGGGGGTGATGAACCCCGGTCAGGTCACCTTCGTCAGCCATGCCGGACGAGGCCACACCCTGGGCGAGGGCGTCATCATGGGGCCGATCGACGAGGCCATCGCCGATCGCATCGCCGACGAGGCTGCGGCGGCCTGTCCCGGCTGA
- a CDS encoding VOC family protein, with protein MFTHVTVGANDIEASRKFYDAVLGALGISAGADDDRGRVWWRTPRGAFAITRPLDGQPACHANGGTIGFGARDADAVRAFHEAGIAAGGTAIEDPPGERKSPFGTLNVAYLRDPSGNKICAVHRAG; from the coding sequence ATGTTCACACACGTCACCGTCGGCGCGAACGACATCGAGGCGTCGCGGAAATTCTATGATGCGGTGTTGGGGGCGCTGGGCATTTCTGCGGGGGCTGACGACGACCGGGGCCGGGTCTGGTGGCGGACGCCGCGCGGGGCCTTTGCGATCACCAGGCCCCTCGACGGCCAGCCCGCCTGCCACGCCAACGGTGGCACGATCGGGTTCGGCGCGCGCGATGCCGACGCGGTCCGCGCCTTCCATGAGGCCGGCATTGCCGCCGGCGGGACGGCGATCGAGGATCCGCCGGGCGAGCGTAAGAGCCCGTTCGGTACGCTGAACGTCGCCTATCTGCGTGATCCGTCGGGCAACAAGATCTGCGCCGTGCACCGGGCGGGCTGA
- the fghA gene encoding S-formylglutathione hydrolase: MTLTTTKTHAVHGGTLRYLKHDSAATGTPMTLSVFVPPGEGPFPVLIWLSGLTCTEDNFTTKAGAYGAAAEHGVIIVAPDTSPRGEGVADDPAYDLGQGAGFYVDATQAPWAPHFRMETYVTDELIGLIDAEFPTTKVRSISGHSMGGHGALTLALRHPHLFRSVSAFAPIASPTRCPWGEKALGAYLGPDRTVWADHDATLLIEGGTGQGCFDDILIDQGDADPFLADQLKPELLQAAADAVGQRITLRIQPGYDHSYFFMASFVADHVGFHAARLKD; encoded by the coding sequence ATGACCTTGACGACGACCAAGACCCACGCCGTCCACGGCGGCACCCTGCGGTATCTGAAGCACGACAGTGCGGCGACGGGCACGCCCATGACCCTGTCTGTCTTCGTGCCGCCGGGCGAGGGTCCGTTCCCCGTTCTGATCTGGCTGTCGGGCCTGACCTGTACCGAGGACAATTTCACCACCAAGGCCGGAGCCTATGGGGCCGCCGCCGAACACGGCGTCATCATCGTCGCCCCCGATACCTCGCCCCGAGGCGAAGGGGTGGCCGACGATCCGGCCTATGACCTGGGCCAGGGGGCAGGCTTCTATGTCGATGCCACTCAGGCACCCTGGGCCCCGCATTTCCGCATGGAGACCTATGTCACCGACGAGCTGATCGGCCTGATCGATGCGGAGTTTCCGACGACGAAAGTGCGCTCGATCAGCGGCCATTCGATGGGCGGGCACGGGGCCCTGACCCTGGCGCTGCGGCATCCGCACCTGTTCCGCTCGGTCTCGGCCTTTGCCCCGATCGCCTCGCCGACGCGCTGTCCCTGGGGCGAAAAGGCGCTGGGTGCCTATCTGGGGCCGGACCGGACCGTCTGGGCCGACCATGACGCGACCCTGCTGATCGAGGGCGGCACGGGCCAGGGGTGTTTCGACGACATCCTGATCGACCAGGGCGACGCCGATCCCTTCCTGGCCGACCAGTTGAAGCCCGAACTGCTGCAGGCGGCGGCCGATGCGGTCGGACAGCGGATCACCCTCCGGATACAGCCGGGTTACGATCACAGCTACTTCTTCATGGCCAGTTTCGTCGCGGACCATGTCGGCTTTCACGCGGCGCGGCTGAAGGACTGA